The following DNA comes from Erigeron canadensis isolate Cc75 chromosome 3, C_canadensis_v1, whole genome shotgun sequence.
TAGGGGGCTGTCCAAGAGGGCACAAAAGGCAAACAATGTATGGTGGCGCTTAAGCGGGTGTCTTGGTGATCAGAACCGTATGTTTATGTACATTCTTTTTCAAGCCATTTTCACAGTGGCAACAATGGCACTCACAGTGCCAATATTCTTGTCGTACGAACTACACCTTGTTTTCCAGATACTAAAAGTTTCTGCAGCTGTATGGAATGGAGGACAGTTCTTGGTGGAAGTGATGCCTCGGCAAGTTGTTCttaaagagaagaaaaaacTTGAGGTGACGCCAATAACACAAGAAATCTGCCAAGAAGAAGAACACTGCCACCAAAGCTAGTCTTGGGTAACTAAAGCTCTAACATATACACGTCGTCGGGGCGTGTGACATGTGTTGTTGTACATGTTATTAAGAATTTACCAGTATAGTGTAGATTATGGTTCGTAGTGGTCAGGGAATAGGGTCCTTGTTACAATCTATTCATTAAGGTACATCAAATAAAAAGGTACCATTATTATTGGCCTCTAGAGCAGAAACTATAATCTGTTGTAAAAAGGAAATCTTAAAAACAACGAAAGTATCATCCTTCAAATCACCAAATGTATATTGTTCTTACTTACTAATAAGTATATTCAAGGTCATACATAGTGCAACACTTGTATTTGATTGATCCATTTCCTATAATTAATTGTGACAATCACATTAGTTGCAACTTTTGGGACAATTGAAGTAGAGCATcgtatttttcatgaaataatAATTGCGAATATATAAGGTTAATaaagattattagtttattatttacTGCCTCTTAAAACATAGACCATGGCTTGAGACTGTAAACTTACACTATATTTTGAAGGTTCTGTATGAAAAGATTAACATCTACAAGGTGTCAACCTCTGCATATTAGAATAGAAGAATTGCTGATATGATCAGCAATACAACAGAAAACCCCATTGCCTGCAATCAAAGACAACATTGTGCTTAGTATATGTACATacaattataaataatagtCTACAGAGTGAGTACTTACAGCGATTGCAGAAGCAGCAAGACCTGCCCGTTCCCTAGGATCTCTTCGGTGGTAATTTCCAAAATAGAGAAATGTAGCATAGTACCACATCAATGGAAATGCAAACCCTAGTAGGAATCTGATAACGACAATAAGCAACCATGAGACGTCAGGCTAGCATGTTTAAAACGTGAAAAAGAATGATACTTACGAAAACCATCCAACCCCGCAGCCAAAGCAAGGAAGAGGTTTAGCATAAATCCCTTGTTGGAAGTCATCTGCATCTCTCACAAGAATATACCTATCTTTCTCGCAGTCATCATAATTTGTTGCATTCCCTGCATCAACACTTGTTCATTTTGATCATTTAACTttcttattttgtcattttatagGAACCCAAAAAAACAACTGGTGATTTTATAAGGTTACAGTTTTACCTTTGAACATTGAAAAACAGTGAAACGAAGACCTCAAAATATCAAGATTCTTGTCTGAAACCGACTTCACGAACTCAAAGCCATGTGTCTTACCCTTTGCCTCTTCAATAGCAGCATCTGTGAGTACCATCATCAAGGTTTAGATAGTGAAGCAAATACGAGTATCTATATGAAAAAGTTGATGTTTATTACTCT
Coding sequences within:
- the LOC122592923 gene encoding uncharacterized protein LOC122592923, which gives rise to MDQNAAIEEAKGKTHGFEFVKSVSDKNLDILRSSFHCFSMFKGNATNYDDCEKDRYILVRDADDFQQGIYAKPLPCFGCGVGWFSFLLGFAFPLMWYYATFLYFGNYHRRDPRERAGLAASAIAAMGFSVVLLIISAILLF